A genomic region of Streptomyces sp. R33 contains the following coding sequences:
- a CDS encoding class II aldolase/adducin family protein yields MPDQPAPVPAPVPVDRLRFALPPVHADAAEERAYRKERLAGALRLFGRFGYEEGVAGHASARDPEFEDCYWVNPFGQALSALTADDLLLVDGDGRVRQGERRVNELAFAVHAAVHRARPEAVAVVHTHAPYGRALAALGDLLAPISEEACAFYEDHALLDGFAGPEDSGRIARALGPYKALVLRNRGLLTVGASVDAAAWWFVAAERAAQVQLIARAAGKPVPIDHRSALAARERFGTDLAAWVSYQPLWQTVAP; encoded by the coding sequence ATGCCGGATCAGCCCGCACCCGTACCCGCGCCCGTCCCCGTGGACCGGCTGCGGTTCGCGCTGCCGCCCGTCCACGCCGACGCGGCCGAGGAGCGCGCGTACCGCAAGGAGCGGCTGGCCGGGGCGCTGCGGCTGTTCGGGCGGTTCGGGTACGAGGAGGGGGTCGCCGGTCATGCCAGCGCGCGGGACCCGGAGTTCGAGGACTGCTACTGGGTGAACCCCTTCGGGCAGGCCCTGTCCGCACTCACCGCCGACGACCTGCTCCTCGTCGACGGGGACGGGCGCGTGCGGCAGGGGGAGCGGCGGGTCAACGAGCTGGCGTTCGCGGTGCACGCGGCCGTGCACCGGGCCCGCCCCGAGGCGGTCGCCGTGGTGCACACGCACGCCCCGTACGGCAGGGCGCTGGCCGCGCTCGGGGACCTGCTCGCCCCGATCAGCGAGGAGGCCTGCGCCTTCTACGAGGACCACGCACTCCTGGACGGGTTCGCCGGGCCGGAGGACTCGGGGAGGATCGCCCGCGCCCTGGGCCCGTACAAGGCGCTGGTCCTGCGCAACCGCGGGCTGCTGACGGTCGGCGCCTCGGTGGACGCGGCGGCCTGGTGGTTCGTCGCGGCGGAGCGCGCGGCGCAGGTGCAGCTGATCGCGCGGGCCGCCGGGAAGCCGGTGCCGATCGACCACCGCAGCGCGCTCGCGGCGCGGGAGCGGTTCGGCACGGATCTCGCCGCCTGGGTCAGCTACCAGCCCCTCTGGCAGACCGTCGCCCCGTGA
- the guaA gene encoding glutamine-hydrolyzing GMP synthase, which translates to MPEAPSAAHDSAPDTVLVVDFGAQYAQLIARRVREARVYSEIVPSTMPVAEMLAKNPKAIILSGGPSSVYEEGAPRLDEARALFESGVPVFGMCYGFQLMATTLGGTVDNTGAREYGRTPLAVSKAGSTLFEGTPVNQSVWMSHGDACSAAPEGFTVTASTNVVPVAAFENDEKKLYGVQYHPEVMHSTHGQQVLEHFLYRGAGLEPTWTTGNIVEEQIAAIREQVGDKRAICGLSGGVDSAVAAALVQKAIGSQLTCVYVDHGLMRKGETEQVEKDFVAATGVQLKVVDAQERFLSALAGVSDPETKRKIIGREFIRVFEQAQLEILQEEGPAVAFLVQGTLYPDVVESGGGTGTANIKSHHNVGGLPDDIEFELVEPLRQLFKDEVRMVGQELGLPDEIVQRQPFPGPGLGIRIVGEVTKDRLDLLREADAIARHELTAAGLDREIWQCPVVLLADVRSVGVQGDGRTYGHPIVLRPVSSEDAMTADWTRMPYEVLARISTRITNEVPDVNRVVLDCTSKPPGTIEWE; encoded by the coding sequence GTGCCAGAAGCACCCTCCGCCGCCCACGACAGCGCCCCGGACACGGTTCTCGTCGTCGACTTCGGCGCCCAGTACGCCCAGCTCATCGCCCGCCGCGTCCGCGAGGCACGGGTCTACAGCGAGATCGTGCCCAGCACGATGCCCGTGGCCGAGATGCTGGCCAAGAACCCCAAGGCGATCATCCTCTCCGGCGGCCCGTCCTCCGTGTACGAGGAGGGTGCCCCGCGTCTGGACGAGGCCCGCGCCCTGTTCGAGTCCGGGGTCCCGGTCTTCGGCATGTGCTACGGCTTCCAGCTGATGGCGACCACCCTCGGCGGCACCGTCGACAACACCGGCGCCCGCGAGTACGGCCGTACGCCGCTCGCCGTCTCCAAGGCCGGCTCGACGCTGTTCGAGGGCACCCCCGTGAACCAGTCGGTGTGGATGTCGCACGGCGACGCCTGCTCCGCCGCCCCCGAGGGCTTCACCGTCACCGCGTCGACGAACGTCGTCCCGGTCGCGGCCTTCGAGAACGACGAGAAGAAGCTGTACGGCGTGCAGTACCACCCCGAGGTGATGCACTCCACGCACGGCCAGCAGGTCCTCGAGCACTTCCTCTACCGCGGCGCCGGCCTCGAGCCCACCTGGACCACCGGCAACATCGTCGAGGAGCAGATCGCGGCCATCCGCGAGCAGGTCGGCGACAAGCGCGCCATCTGCGGCCTCTCCGGCGGCGTGGACTCCGCGGTCGCCGCTGCCCTCGTCCAGAAGGCCATCGGCTCCCAGCTGACCTGCGTGTACGTCGACCACGGCCTGATGCGCAAGGGCGAGACCGAGCAGGTCGAGAAGGACTTCGTCGCCGCCACCGGCGTGCAGCTGAAGGTCGTCGACGCGCAGGAGCGCTTCCTGAGCGCGCTCGCCGGCGTCTCCGACCCGGAGACCAAGCGGAAGATCATCGGTCGCGAGTTCATCCGCGTCTTCGAGCAGGCCCAGCTGGAGATCCTCCAGGAGGAGGGCCCCGCGGTCGCCTTCCTCGTCCAGGGCACCCTGTACCCCGACGTCGTCGAGTCCGGCGGCGGCACCGGCACCGCGAACATCAAGTCCCACCACAACGTGGGCGGCCTCCCCGACGACATCGAGTTCGAGCTCGTCGAGCCGCTGCGCCAGCTGTTCAAGGACGAGGTCCGGATGGTCGGCCAGGAGCTCGGCCTGCCCGACGAGATCGTCCAGCGCCAGCCCTTCCCGGGCCCCGGCCTCGGCATCCGCATCGTCGGCGAGGTCACCAAGGACCGCCTGGACCTGCTCCGCGAGGCCGACGCCATCGCCCGCCACGAGCTGACCGCGGCCGGCCTGGACCGCGAGATCTGGCAGTGCCCGGTCGTCCTGCTCGCGGACGTCCGCAGCGTCGGCGTCCAGGGCGACGGCCGCACCTACGGCCACCCGATCGTGCTGCGCCCCGTCTCCTCCGAGGACGCGATGACCGCGGACTGGACGCGCATGCCGTACGAGGTGCTCGCGCGCATCTCCACCCGCATCACCAACGAGGTGCCGGACGTGAACCGCGTCGTCCTCGACTGCACCAGCAAGCCCCCGGGCACCATCGAGTGGGAGTAG
- a CDS encoding helix-turn-helix domain-containing protein yields MSTDFQAARAALGARLRDLRVSAPGGRLTGTQLADRLGWVHSKVYKLENGRQTATAEDLRAWAEATGQPGATEELHARLGGLESHVRSWRRQLASGHRPVQDAITAEHARTTTLRVWENCLVAGMLQTPDYARAVFTRHADLMQSPRDTEDAVRERVRRQEALYDSGKRHQIMMWEGALRALVCPPPVLAAQLDRLLSVIGLDTVELGIVPFTAPLKIHPANGFWIYDERLVIVEDWHAELWIDDAGSIATYLRVWNTLRESAVYGAEAQRVIGEARRAL; encoded by the coding sequence GTGAGCACAGACTTCCAGGCGGCGCGCGCCGCCCTCGGCGCCAGGCTCCGGGACCTGCGGGTCTCGGCGCCCGGCGGTCGGCTCACCGGGACACAGCTCGCCGACCGGCTCGGCTGGGTGCACTCCAAGGTGTACAAGCTGGAGAACGGCCGACAGACGGCGACCGCCGAGGACCTGCGGGCATGGGCCGAGGCGACGGGGCAGCCCGGAGCAACCGAGGAGCTGCACGCGCGCCTCGGTGGTCTCGAATCCCACGTCCGCTCCTGGCGTCGGCAGCTGGCGTCCGGGCATCGGCCGGTGCAGGACGCGATCACCGCCGAGCACGCCCGCACCACCACCTTGCGCGTGTGGGAGAACTGCCTCGTCGCGGGCATGCTCCAGACCCCCGACTACGCGCGTGCCGTTTTCACCCGGCACGCCGATCTCATGCAGTCGCCCCGGGACACCGAGGATGCGGTGCGGGAGCGCGTGCGCCGTCAGGAGGCGCTCTACGACTCGGGCAAGCGGCACCAGATCATGATGTGGGAGGGCGCGTTGCGCGCCCTCGTCTGTCCGCCGCCGGTGCTCGCGGCACAGCTCGACCGGCTGCTCAGCGTCATCGGCCTGGACACGGTGGAGCTGGGTATCGTCCCCTTCACCGCCCCCTTGAAGATCCATCCGGCAAACGGGTTCTGGATTTACGACGAGCGGCTGGTGATCGTGGAGGACTGGCACGCCGAACTGTGGATCGACGATGCGGGCAGCATCGCGACCTACCTCCGGGTCTGGAACACCCTGCGGGAATCCGCCGTCTACGGCGCCGAGGCTCAGCGGGTCATCGGGGAGGCGCGGCGGGCGCTGTGA
- a CDS encoding DUF6879 family protein, translated as MARRLRFNGTGSGGGGCPAIHEDLDSGEVVVHGLPLSDPEDIAQLRHLGEGEVPIVVPRELLVDFGPKEVARVPRIIDLDAFGDLFENFEHTAWRLETRRRFASDEATDTYAQFAAGLPIEWDYDDAWSRTMRTQTSQGKRVERVRLVDDPPTPGQLYLLDNAKRNCAVGEDIRNLSRAEADRLRLPAEDFWIFDSTFVALLNFDEDDNLLDVEVITEPVEVNRYCQVRDAAWHFAVPYDEFASGLAQ; from the coding sequence ATGGCACGTCGACTGCGTTTCAACGGCACGGGATCGGGCGGCGGGGGCTGTCCCGCCATCCACGAGGACTTGGACAGCGGGGAGGTGGTCGTACACGGGTTACCGCTCAGCGATCCTGAGGACATCGCCCAGCTCCGGCACCTCGGTGAGGGGGAGGTTCCGATCGTGGTTCCGCGGGAGCTGCTAGTCGACTTCGGGCCCAAGGAGGTCGCCCGCGTGCCGCGGATCATCGATCTGGATGCGTTCGGGGACCTCTTCGAGAACTTCGAGCACACTGCCTGGCGGCTGGAGACCAGGCGACGCTTCGCCTCCGACGAGGCCACCGACACCTACGCACAGTTCGCGGCGGGTCTGCCCATCGAGTGGGACTACGACGACGCGTGGTCTCGCACCATGCGGACGCAGACCTCCCAGGGCAAGCGCGTGGAGCGCGTGCGCCTCGTCGACGACCCGCCGACCCCGGGGCAGCTCTACCTGCTCGACAACGCCAAGCGGAATTGCGCGGTGGGAGAGGACATCCGCAACCTGTCGCGCGCGGAGGCGGACCGGCTGCGGCTGCCGGCAGAGGACTTCTGGATCTTCGACTCCACGTTCGTCGCGCTGCTCAACTTCGACGAAGACGACAACCTGCTCGACGTCGAGGTGATCACCGAACCAGTGGAGGTCAACCGATACTGCCAAGTCCGCGACGCGGCATGGCACTTCGCCGTGCCGTACGACGAGTTCGCCTCGGGTCTCGCGCAGTAA